One Niabella beijingensis DNA window includes the following coding sequences:
- a CDS encoding SDR family NAD(P)-dependent oxidoreductase: MNKKYTLITGASGGLGSAFAHCCARLNRNLILIALPGSAIKKMGEELSRFYQVDIKVFEFDLTDRPSFDAHVEMISRNFSIDFLINNAGMGGTVSMLDCAPKVIDKIIQLNIGCTALLTRQLLPLLLEHDRSFVLNIASMAAFSPIAYKTVYPASKAFVSSFSLGLREEMQDRGVSVSVAYPGPIMTNSNTSQRILLQGYKGRLGLFSTMDLANRILRQTLAGRATIVPGWWNRMNQKLMGLIPPTIKVRLISGAIKRELQLTH, encoded by the coding sequence ATGAATAAAAAATATACCTTGATCACAGGAGCCAGCGGCGGACTGGGAAGCGCATTTGCCCATTGCTGCGCCCGACTGAACAGGAACCTGATCCTTATCGCCCTTCCGGGAAGCGCTATAAAAAAAATGGGAGAAGAGCTCAGCCGGTTCTACCAGGTTGATATAAAGGTTTTCGAATTTGACCTGACGGACCGGCCTTCATTTGACGCGCACGTTGAGATGATCAGCCGCAATTTCTCGATCGATTTCCTCATTAATAACGCGGGTATGGGAGGAACGGTATCGATGCTGGATTGCGCGCCAAAGGTGATCGATAAGATCATTCAGCTCAACATTGGTTGTACGGCGCTGCTTACCCGGCAGCTGTTACCCCTGCTGCTGGAGCACGACCGGAGCTTTGTGTTGAACATCGCGAGCATGGCGGCCTTTTCGCCGATCGCCTACAAAACCGTATACCCGGCATCAAAGGCATTTGTGTCTTCCTTTTCATTAGGGCTGCGGGAAGAAATGCAGGACCGGGGCGTTTCGGTAAGCGTGGCGTATCCCGGACCGATCATGACGAATTCCAATACTTCGCAGCGGATCCTGTTACAGGGATATAAGGGCCGGCTGGGGCTGTTCTCCACAATGGACCTGGCCAACCGGATCCTCCGGCAAACGCTGGCAGGACGGGCCACCATTGTGCCCGGCTGGTGGAACCGGATGAACCAGAAACTGATGGGACTGATCCCCCCCACAATAAAAGTACGGCTGATCTCGGGAGCTATTAAACGTGAACTGCAATTAACCCATTAA
- a CDS encoding NAD-dependent epimerase/dehydratase family protein: protein MSKVLITGASGLLGYNTALECCRHGLEVRVLVRKSSNTNLLNGLFCEVYYGSIENGAEVLTAVKDCDYVVHTASLTEQWGKSREDYEQVNIRGTEHIIQACLHHGVKRLVYISTANTMAPGSLKQPGTELNSFSLFRINSPYINTKYIAQQKVLEAVVERQLPAVVLNPTFMIGAHDLKPSSGQILKYAMNKWLLFCPPGGKNFVHVRDVSRAIVEACTQGANGDCLLIAGENLSYREFFRIVNRLAQQNPVMLRIPRFILKIGGLLGTALGKITGKRLKLNYASAYLLCLDNYYSGQKAARALGLTYTPVTTAVEEALDWFQKNNNSSV, encoded by the coding sequence ATGTCAAAGGTACTGATAACAGGCGCCAGCGGATTGCTGGGGTATAATACAGCGCTGGAATGCTGCCGGCACGGACTTGAAGTAAGAGTGCTGGTCCGGAAATCGTCCAATACCAATTTATTGAACGGGCTTTTTTGTGAAGTGTATTATGGCTCGATCGAAAACGGTGCAGAGGTACTGACCGCGGTGAAAGACTGCGATTATGTAGTACACACTGCATCACTTACCGAACAATGGGGAAAAAGCCGGGAAGATTATGAACAGGTGAATATCCGGGGTACGGAACACATCATCCAGGCTTGCCTGCACCACGGGGTAAAGCGGCTTGTTTATATCAGCACTGCCAATACCATGGCACCGGGTTCGCTGAAGCAACCGGGCACCGAACTGAATTCTTTTTCACTTTTCAGGATCAATTCGCCTTATATCAATACAAAGTACATTGCCCAGCAGAAAGTACTGGAGGCCGTGGTGGAGCGGCAATTGCCCGCGGTGGTACTGAATCCTACTTTCATGATCGGAGCGCATGATCTGAAGCCGAGTTCGGGGCAGATCCTGAAATATGCGATGAACAAATGGCTGTTGTTCTGTCCGCCCGGCGGAAAGAACTTTGTTCATGTACGGGATGTGAGCCGGGCTATAGTAGAGGCCTGCACACAGGGCGCGAACGGTGACTGTCTGCTGATTGCCGGGGAGAACCTGAGCTATCGCGAATTTTTCCGGATCGTGAACCGGCTGGCACAGCAAAATCCCGTTATGCTGCGGATCCCGCGCTTTATCTTAAAGATCGGCGGATTGCTGGGTACCGCCCTGGGAAAGATAACAGGGAAACGGTTGAAACTCAACTATGCATCGGCATACTTATTATGCCTTGATAATTATTATTCGGGACAAAAAGCTGCTCGGGCCCTGGGACTTACCTATACACCGGTTACCACTGCCGTGGAAGAAGCGCTTGACTGGTTTCAAAAAAACAATAATTCTTCCGTATGA
- a CDS encoding SDR family oxidoreductase, translated as MQISLTNKKALVGASSSGLGKAIALQLAASGASVTLLARREYTLQQLVTSLPCSGNQQHQYLVADFSDIDAYKNKMDDYFANNQVDLLINNTSGPSPGTALEKKDADYVTAFNLLFRTVQYTTEKALPHMIAHRFGRIINLTSRSVKEPIEALALSNTIRSAVVTWGKTLATQVAKDNITVNNILTGNFETDRILELYEREAAAKGLPLEAYKEQALESIPMKRLGKPEEMGDLVTFLASDQAAYITGTSIAIDGGLIKSV; from the coding sequence ATGCAGATCTCTTTAACGAATAAAAAAGCACTGGTGGGTGCCAGCAGCAGCGGTTTGGGAAAAGCCATCGCCCTGCAGCTGGCGGCCTCAGGGGCTTCAGTGACCCTCCTTGCGCGGAGGGAGTACACGCTTCAGCAGCTGGTGACCAGCTTACCCTGTTCCGGGAACCAGCAGCATCAATACCTGGTGGCCGACTTTTCGGATATAGATGCATACAAAAACAAAATGGATGACTACTTTGCAAACAACCAGGTGGACCTGCTGATAAACAATACCAGTGGGCCCAGCCCGGGTACTGCACTTGAGAAAAAGGATGCGGACTATGTTACGGCATTCAACCTGTTGTTCCGGACCGTTCAGTACACTACGGAAAAGGCATTGCCCCATATGATCGCCCACCGGTTCGGGCGCATCATCAATCTTACTTCGCGATCGGTTAAAGAGCCTATTGAAGCACTGGCTTTATCCAATACCATCCGCTCTGCGGTGGTAACCTGGGGCAAGACCCTGGCCACGCAGGTGGCGAAGGACAATATAACGGTCAATAATATCCTTACCGGTAATTTCGAAACCGACCGCATCCTGGAGCTATACGAAAGGGAGGCTGCCGCAAAGGGCCTGCCGCTGGAGGCCTATAAAGAACAGGCACTCGAAAGCATCCCGATGAAGCGCCTGGGCAAGCCGGAGGAGATGGGCGACCTCGTCACCTTCCTGGCTTCGGATCAAGCAGCCTATATTACCGGAACCAGCATTGCGATTGACGGCGGATTGATAAAGAGTGTTTAA
- a CDS encoding J domain-containing protein — MKDYYQILGLPPSATTAEIKIAYRKLAHRYHPDKNPSDVYAAAHFSLIKEAYLTLTRPGLKEQYLRERWLYQSMGKKAVAPDNTPPQLLQAVLATHRQLHLYDEHRVDKKGVHQSLLELITPEKTDLLNRFNQEDINQEIVKWIMDCLFLLYPKDQLLLLDVLEKIHAPEQTRLAIGKKRREIHNTIRFNRIKPFLILLLIILLCVIIAYSL, encoded by the coding sequence TTGAAGGATTATTATCAAATACTGGGACTTCCTCCCTCTGCCACAACAGCCGAGATAAAGATCGCCTACCGTAAACTCGCCCATCGCTATCACCCGGATAAAAACCCTTCGGATGTTTATGCTGCAGCACATTTCAGTCTGATAAAGGAAGCTTATCTTACCCTTACCCGGCCAGGGTTAAAAGAACAATACCTGCGGGAACGCTGGCTCTACCAGTCGATGGGAAAAAAAGCGGTTGCTCCGGACAACACACCGCCGCAATTGCTGCAGGCCGTTCTGGCAACCCACCGGCAGCTACATCTTTACGACGAACACCGGGTGGACAAAAAAGGCGTTCATCAATCCCTGCTGGAGCTGATCACACCGGAAAAGACCGATCTGCTCAACCGGTTCAACCAGGAGGACATCAACCAGGAAATTGTAAAATGGATCATGGATTGTCTTTTCCTGCTTTATCCGAAGGATCAGCTGCTCCTGCTCGATGTACTGGAAAAGATCCATGCTCCCGAGCAAACGCGCCTGGCGATCGGGAAGAAACGGCGGGAGATCCATAATACCATCCGGTTCAACCGTATTAAGCCCTTTTTGATTTTATTATTAATTATCCTACTTTGCGTAATCATTGCCTATTCCTTATGA
- a CDS encoding ABC-F family ATP-binding cassette domain-containing protein: MHYVSAEGLGKSYGIQPLFSDISFHIEEGDKVAIVARNGTGKSTLLKILAGKETPDAGKLWVHKDVEVILFEQEPDLEEELTVSDNIFFHNHPTVQAIREYELASESGNADRIGQALVRMDELNAWDFDSRVKQIFGKLNIHHLDQKIKTLSGGQKKRVALARTLIDIGFEHKHVLLIMDEPTNHLDVGMVEWLEHFLGKENVTLVLVTHDRYFLDAVCDEIWEMEGGELFVHRGDYEYYLEKKALRIENLNASIDKARNLYRRELEWMRKQPKARTTKSKSREDNFYAIEKTAKQQVSDDQLQLQMKMNRLGGKVVELKKVYKSFGSKKILDGFDYTFKKGERAGVIGKNGAGKSTFINILQGVESADNGKINVGDTVVFGNYSQQGLILKEDMRVIEFVKNIAENFPLADGSTLSASQFLQLFLFDPDKQYTYISRLSGGEKRRLHLLSILFRNPNFLILDEPTNDLDLPTLSVLENFLSEYPGCLLIVSHDRYFMDRLVDHLFVFEGDGVITDFPGNYTQYRLQEKSQPAAAAIPARETSAVTATQKPGNKKVSFKEKREYEQLEKEIAGLNAEKETITAQLSGGTTDFEQLEALSRRIGEITGLLDEKELRWLELSELIEG; this comes from the coding sequence ATGCATTATGTTTCTGCGGAAGGTTTAGGAAAAAGCTATGGGATCCAGCCCCTTTTCTCTGATATCTCATTTCATATAGAAGAGGGTGATAAAGTAGCTATTGTAGCCCGGAATGGTACAGGAAAATCTACATTATTAAAAATACTTGCAGGAAAAGAAACGCCCGACGCCGGCAAGCTCTGGGTCCACAAAGATGTGGAAGTGATCCTTTTTGAACAAGAGCCGGACCTGGAAGAAGAGCTGACGGTTTCCGATAATATTTTCTTTCACAACCACCCTACCGTGCAGGCCATCCGGGAATACGAACTGGCAAGCGAAAGCGGGAATGCCGACCGTATCGGCCAGGCCCTTGTCCGGATGGATGAGCTGAATGCCTGGGATTTTGATTCCCGTGTGAAACAGATCTTTGGCAAACTGAACATTCACCATCTTGATCAGAAAATAAAGACCCTGAGCGGTGGTCAGAAAAAGCGGGTTGCACTTGCCAGAACACTGATCGACATTGGTTTTGAGCATAAGCATGTATTGCTGATCATGGATGAGCCCACCAACCATCTGGATGTAGGAATGGTGGAATGGCTGGAACATTTTCTGGGAAAGGAGAACGTTACCCTCGTGCTTGTTACCCACGACCGTTATTTCCTGGATGCGGTTTGCGATGAGATCTGGGAAATGGAAGGGGGCGAACTGTTTGTACACAGAGGCGATTATGAATACTATCTCGAAAAAAAAGCACTGCGGATCGAGAACCTGAATGCCTCTATTGATAAAGCCCGTAACCTCTATCGCCGCGAGCTGGAATGGATGCGGAAACAGCCGAAGGCACGTACTACCAAATCGAAAAGCAGGGAAGATAATTTTTATGCCATTGAGAAAACCGCCAAACAACAGGTTTCTGATGACCAGCTGCAACTGCAGATGAAAATGAACCGCCTCGGCGGCAAGGTAGTGGAACTAAAAAAAGTGTACAAATCATTTGGCAGCAAAAAAATACTGGATGGATTTGACTACACTTTTAAGAAAGGCGAGCGGGCGGGCGTCATCGGGAAAAACGGAGCGGGAAAGTCGACCTTTATCAATATATTACAGGGTGTTGAATCTGCCGACAATGGCAAGATCAATGTTGGCGATACGGTAGTGTTCGGCAACTATTCACAACAGGGGCTGATCTTAAAAGAAGACATGCGGGTGATCGAGTTTGTAAAGAACATCGCAGAAAATTTTCCCCTGGCCGATGGCAGTACGCTCAGTGCGTCCCAGTTCCTCCAACTGTTCCTTTTTGACCCGGACAAACAATACACTTATATCAGCAGGCTGAGCGGGGGCGAAAAAAGACGGCTGCACCTGCTCTCCATCCTGTTCCGCAATCCTAACTTTTTGATTCTTGATGAGCCGACAAACGACCTGGACCTTCCTACGCTTTCGGTCCTGGAGAATTTTCTCAGCGAATATCCCGGCTGCCTCCTGATCGTCTCGCACGACCGGTATTTTATGGACCGGCTGGTCGATCATTTATTTGTTTTTGAGGGCGACGGCGTCATTACCGACTTTCCCGGAAATTACACCCAGTACCGGTTACAGGAAAAAAGCCAGCCCGCTGCCGCAGCTATACCCGCCAGGGAAACCTCCGCCGTGACTGCAACGCAAAAACCGGGCAATAAAAAAGTATCTTTCAAGGAAAAGAGGGAATACGAGCAACTGGAAAAAGAAATTGCCGGGTTGAATGCCGAAAAAGAAACCATTACGGCGCAGTTATCCGGCGGCACCACCGACTTTGAACAGCTGGAGGCCCTGTCCCGCAGGATCGGTGAGATCACCGGATTGCTGGATGAAAAAGAACTGCGCTGGCTGGAACTGAGTGAGCTGATAGAGGGGTGA
- a CDS encoding LytR/AlgR family response regulator transcription factor gives MNVIIFEDEKLNADRLIQLLEALVPRLNVLKVIESIDEGKKWLATNGADADLAFMDIQLSDGNCFELFQQTEVRMPVIFTTAYDKFALQAFKVHSIDYLMKPIDKTELERALQKFSYFKPQANPVLDLSRIAEAFYRQENTRFIGRANNQIVYVKSKDIACIYYADGITKAITHAGKKVPLDYSLDQMDKLLNKTLFFRINRKMIVCIDAIVKINSYYNSRLILQLNPEMELDTVVSRERVGLFKSWLEGRETTVL, from the coding sequence ATGAATGTTATCATTTTTGAAGACGAAAAACTGAACGCCGACCGTCTGATCCAGCTGCTGGAGGCCCTGGTGCCGCGTTTGAATGTGCTGAAAGTGATCGAATCGATCGATGAAGGAAAGAAGTGGCTGGCCACGAACGGCGCGGATGCAGACCTGGCATTTATGGACATTCAGCTTTCGGACGGAAATTGTTTTGAATTGTTTCAGCAAACAGAAGTGCGGATGCCGGTGATCTTTACAACCGCCTATGATAAATTTGCACTACAGGCATTCAAGGTGCACAGCATCGACTACCTGATGAAGCCCATCGACAAAACGGAGCTGGAACGGGCGTTGCAGAAATTCAGTTATTTTAAACCGCAGGCAAACCCGGTACTGGATCTTTCGCGGATCGCGGAGGCTTTTTACCGCCAGGAGAATACCCGCTTTATCGGAAGAGCCAACAACCAGATCGTGTATGTAAAATCAAAGGATATTGCCTGTATCTATTATGCAGATGGCATCACCAAGGCCATAACGCATGCCGGGAAAAAAGTACCGCTGGATTATTCGCTGGATCAGATGGATAAGCTGCTTAATAAAACCCTGTTTTTCCGGATCAACCGGAAGATGATCGTTTGTATTGATGCCATTGTAAAGATCAACAGCTACTACAACAGCCGGCTGATCCTGCAGCTGAACCCGGAAATGGAACTGGATACCGTTGTAAGCAGGGAGCGGGTGGGGCTGTTCAAGAGCTGGCTGGAAGGCCGTGAGACGACGGTGTTGTAG
- a CDS encoding sensor histidine kinase, with translation MTKRQFEIMLQHPMVKYIARIVILYGFSVVFRSFDMSFKSDADSSFFREQSFSLMFVSLGLLIWEGGERLSRLLQKGTVKKRFPYTILFLCLGLIIYGVFAAFLFGLTYSFFDIYFFNNYEAWKSFSALSYDLIFGAFIFYLLILSFSGILFYYKNWQEARLNAERLKRENMQARYDVLKSQIDPHFFFNSLSVLTGLVYKSADLSAEYITQLSKCYRYILDQKEENLVSLQTELSFLESYLFLIRIRHQNSILFHIDQPSETQQYSMLPPSALQMLVENAVKHNRFAANDPLHVNIRFTDHHIIVSNDLRKRNGIRFSTGVGLSNIRKRYELITNEQVEIIEADGNFVVKLPFLPETLKDQF, from the coding sequence ATGACGAAACGGCAATTTGAAATAATGCTGCAGCATCCGATGGTAAAATACATCGCGCGGATTGTGATCCTTTATGGTTTCAGTGTTGTATTCCGTTCTTTTGATATGTCGTTTAAAAGCGATGCGGATTCTTCTTTTTTCCGCGAACAATCCTTCAGCCTGATGTTTGTTTCACTGGGTCTGCTGATCTGGGAAGGAGGAGAGCGGCTGTCGCGGTTATTGCAGAAGGGCACCGTCAAGAAAAGATTTCCCTACACCATTTTGTTCCTTTGCCTTGGCCTGATTATATATGGGGTTTTTGCTGCTTTTTTGTTTGGTCTTACCTATTCTTTTTTTGATATTTATTTTTTTAACAACTATGAAGCATGGAAAAGCTTCAGCGCTCTCAGCTACGACCTGATCTTTGGAGCATTTATTTTCTACCTGTTGATATTGAGCTTTAGCGGGATCCTTTTTTATTACAAGAACTGGCAGGAGGCCCGCCTGAATGCCGAGCGGCTGAAACGGGAGAACATGCAGGCACGTTATGATGTGCTGAAAAGCCAGATCGATCCGCATTTCTTTTTTAATTCCCTGAGTGTGCTTACCGGTCTTGTTTATAAAAGCGCCGATCTTTCCGCGGAATATATCACCCAGCTTTCCAAATGCTACCGGTATATCCTCGATCAGAAAGAAGAGAACCTTGTTTCGCTGCAGACCGAATTGTCATTCCTGGAGTCCTACCTGTTCCTGATCCGGATCCGGCATCAGAATAGTATCCTGTTCCATATCGATCAGCCTTCCGAAACGCAGCAGTATTCGATGCTTCCGCCTTCTGCACTGCAGATGCTGGTGGAGAATGCGGTAAAGCACAACCGCTTTGCCGCAAACGATCCGCTTCATGTGAACATCCGGTTCACCGATCATCATATTATTGTGTCCAACGACCTCCGGAAGCGAAACGGCATCCGGTTCTCTACGGGGGTAGGACTTTCCAATATCCGCAAAAGATATGAGCTGATCACCAATGAACAGGTGGAGATAATTGAGGCAGACGGGAATTTTGTGGTAAAACTTCCTTTTCTTCCGGAGACCTTAAAAGACCAATTTTAA
- a CDS encoding DUF6600 domain-containing protein: MKRLISTISFGLFLALALSVSQKTAAQPRVGVSINFQTFYDELSPYGEWIDYPDYGYTWRPRVGSDFRPYASNGQWVYSDGDDWMWASDYDWGWAPFHYGRWFYDPSYGWLWVPGYEWSPGWVAWRGGGDYYGWAPLRPGISISIGFGSYSPPYDYWTFAPCRYMGSRYISRYYYPYRNNVTIINHTTIINNYGGRNGGRRGYYTNGPRRTDVERYAGRIQPVRVRDASRPGRTSVGRNGVSVYRPSVQRSNSSNTRYAPRTVEQYNRDAARTDRGNSSRGNATNGRRTDVVRDRQNDSRTENRSTDRTNRTATEGRVQRERTGNDSRTDQLRQRRADNENLRNNDAATRQQQMEARNRENVQRTEQLRRQRDQQAAARSNQENAQRTEQLRQQRQQQMEARSNQQNAQREQQMRQQQERQNTQRMEQTRQRESMQRQQATRSREAQVQRSAPQRSESGGYRGGGGGSRSRSEGGRR, translated from the coding sequence ATGAAACGACTTATTAGCACAATCAGCTTTGGTTTATTTCTGGCGCTGGCTTTGTCCGTTTCGCAAAAAACGGCCGCTCAGCCGCGGGTTGGTGTCAGCATCAACTTTCAGACCTTCTATGACGAGCTGAGCCCTTACGGGGAATGGATCGATTACCCGGACTACGGGTATACCTGGCGTCCGCGGGTAGGCTCCGATTTCCGGCCTTATGCCTCCAATGGCCAGTGGGTATATTCAGACGGGGACGACTGGATGTGGGCTTCTGACTATGACTGGGGATGGGCGCCATTCCACTATGGCAGATGGTTCTATGATCCTTCTTACGGATGGCTTTGGGTGCCGGGCTATGAATGGTCTCCCGGATGGGTGGCCTGGAGAGGCGGCGGAGACTATTACGGATGGGCACCACTGCGCCCGGGAATCAGTATCAGCATTGGCTTTGGCAGTTATAGCCCGCCTTATGATTACTGGACCTTTGCACCCTGCCGGTATATGGGGTCGCGTTATATAAGCCGATATTACTATCCCTACAGGAATAATGTGACGATCATCAACCATACCACGATCATCAATAACTATGGCGGGCGTAACGGCGGAAGACGCGGATATTATACAAATGGCCCCCGCCGTACAGATGTGGAGCGGTATGCCGGCCGGATACAACCGGTACGGGTAAGGGACGCAAGCCGCCCGGGCCGTACTTCAGTAGGAAGGAACGGAGTGAGCGTGTACCGTCCATCCGTTCAGCGCAGCAACAGCAGTAATACCCGCTATGCTCCGAGAACAGTAGAACAATATAACCGCGATGCAGCGCGGACCGACCGGGGAAACAGCAGTCGTGGAAATGCAACAAATGGAAGGCGGACCGATGTGGTAAGAGACCGTCAGAATGATTCCAGGACCGAAAACCGGAGTACCGACCGTACTAACCGTACTGCCACTGAAGGGCGGGTACAGCGGGAGCGTACCGGAAATGATTCCCGGACGGATCAGTTGCGGCAACGCAGGGCAGATAACGAAAACCTGAGAAATAATGATGCAGCAACCCGTCAGCAGCAAATGGAGGCGCGGAACAGGGAAAACGTACAGCGGACGGAACAGCTGCGCCGGCAACGGGACCAGCAGGCAGCGGCCCGCAGCAACCAGGAAAACGCGCAGCGCACAGAGCAGCTGCGTCAGCAACGCCAGCAGCAGATGGAAGCCCGCAGCAATCAGCAAAATGCGCAGCGGGAACAACAGATGCGTCAGCAGCAGGAACGGCAGAATACGCAGCGCATGGAGCAGACACGTCAGCGTGAAAGTATGCAACGGCAACAGGCTACCCGCAGCCGTGAGGCCCAGGTTCAGCGAAGTGCACCTCAAAGAAGTGAGAGTGGCGGGTATCGCGGTGGTGGTGGCGGCAGCCGCAGCCGCTCCGAAGGTGGAAGAAGATAA
- a CDS encoding M1 family metallopeptidase — MKKIFTLIFMAIVAVGSAQDGYWQQYLKYDMQVTLNDKNQSLTGKQSIQYKNNSPETLDFIWFHLWPNAYKNDSTALFKQIHSDLSRKEKLDAVTYGSIDGLNFKVDGKPAKTVPHSNPEYIDIIKVLLPAPLKPGASVTITTDFHVKLPSYFSRSGFSDGEYMICQWYPKPAVFDKSGWHEFPYLDMGEFYSEYADYNVKITLPSDYVVGATGVLQDKDELEHYKTLGKKNATNRTTPSLYKAAKPGTKTLTYTAQNVPDFAWFAEKGLIIQYDTIQLKNKTVDAFTYYHNQPGTLWNNSIDYVKDAVQHYSKWIGEYQYPTVQAFEGPKNNSSGGMEYPMITLITCPDATKEYLDGVIAHEVGHNWFMSMLGSNERAHTWQDEGLNTYYQFRYEAEKYHYNSVAREAIPEEIKKLPVKEFQERVYFALSQIPMQSPIEQPAADFKTSEDYGLVSYIKTSIWMYLLERQFGQEKVDQAFRDYFDTWNNKHPQPEDLKASFEKSLGTNLDRFFELLKKEGSITQ; from the coding sequence ATGAAGAAAATCTTTACGCTCATTTTTATGGCTATTGTTGCTGTTGGTTCTGCGCAGGATGGTTACTGGCAGCAATACCTGAAATATGACATGCAGGTAACCTTGAACGACAAGAATCAATCGCTTACCGGAAAACAGTCCATCCAGTACAAAAACAATTCACCCGAAACACTGGACTTTATCTGGTTTCATCTCTGGCCCAATGCCTACAAGAATGATTCAACAGCCCTGTTCAAACAGATACACTCTGATCTTTCCCGTAAGGAGAAACTGGATGCGGTAACATATGGCTCCATTGATGGACTCAATTTTAAGGTAGATGGAAAGCCCGCTAAAACAGTACCGCATTCCAACCCGGAATACATTGACATCATCAAGGTACTATTGCCGGCGCCGCTGAAGCCGGGAGCTTCTGTTACCATTACTACCGACTTCCACGTGAAGCTCCCTTCCTATTTTTCAAGATCCGGTTTTTCCGACGGCGAGTACATGATCTGCCAGTGGTATCCGAAACCGGCCGTATTTGACAAGAGTGGCTGGCACGAGTTTCCTTACCTTGACATGGGTGAGTTTTATAGTGAATATGCTGATTACAATGTTAAAATAACCCTGCCGTCCGATTATGTGGTTGGCGCAACGGGTGTACTGCAGGATAAGGACGAGCTGGAGCACTACAAGACCCTGGGGAAAAAGAATGCTACCAACAGAACCACCCCATCGCTTTACAAAGCGGCAAAGCCCGGCACCAAAACCCTTACGTATACCGCTCAGAATGTTCCGGATTTTGCATGGTTTGCAGAAAAAGGCCTGATCATTCAATATGACACCATACAGTTGAAAAATAAAACCGTGGATGCCTTCACCTATTACCACAACCAGCCCGGTACCTTATGGAATAACAGCATCGACTATGTGAAGGATGCCGTTCAGCATTACAGCAAATGGATCGGTGAATACCAGTACCCGACCGTTCAGGCTTTTGAAGGGCCTAAAAACAATTCCAGCGGGGGCATGGAATACCCCATGATCACCCTGATCACCTGTCCTGATGCCACAAAGGAATACCTAGATGGTGTTATTGCCCATGAAGTGGGGCACAACTGGTTCATGAGCATGCTGGGCTCCAATGAGCGCGCACATACCTGGCAGGATGAAGGGCTGAACACCTACTACCAGTTCCGGTATGAAGCAGAAAAATACCATTACAATTCGGTGGCCCGTGAAGCCATCCCCGAAGAGATCAAAAAGTTACCGGTGAAGGAATTCCAGGAGCGGGTTTATTTTGCGCTTTCACAAATCCCCATGCAAAGTCCTATAGAACAACCCGCCGCTGACTTCAAAACATCGGAGGACTATGGGCTGGTCTCCTATATCAAGACCTCTATCTGGATGTACCTGCTCGAGCGCCAGTTCGGCCAGGAAAAGGTAGACCAGGCATTCCGCGACTATTTCGATACCTGGAATAATAAGCATCCGCAGCCGGAAGACCTGAAGGCTTCTTTTGAAAAAAGTCTGGGAACGAACCTTGACCGCTTTTTCGAGCTTCTGAAAAAAGAAGGATCCATTACTCAATAA
- a CDS encoding rhomboid family intramembrane serine protease — translation MMPIGDDNTGRTLTPYVNYLLIALNIFVFVYYQRFGTNIDFLLRFSTVPGEILTGQDIAGPNDLEVTPVPVYATILTSMFMHGSIAHIFGNMLYLSIFGDNIENAMGHFRYLVFYLLCGVLASCSHVLMSFILDDGLLVPSLGASGAISGVLGGYLVMFPRNKVRIWALLFSFNVPAVITLGIWIVMQIVSQVNTIGGREQSGVAYAAHIGGFLAGMLLVRFFANKRPTAVNRYPF, via the coding sequence ATGATGCCGATCGGAGATGACAATACGGGGCGTACCCTGACTCCCTATGTCAATTATCTGCTAATTGCACTCAACATTTTTGTTTTTGTTTATTATCAGCGGTTCGGCACCAATATCGATTTCCTGCTGCGTTTTTCCACCGTTCCGGGAGAGATCCTTACAGGACAGGATATTGCCGGACCGAATGATCTTGAGGTAACCCCTGTTCCGGTCTATGCCACTATTTTAACTTCCATGTTCATGCATGGTTCCATTGCACATATTTTTGGGAATATGCTTTATCTCTCCATTTTTGGAGACAATATCGAAAATGCCATGGGCCATTTCCGTTACCTGGTATTCTACCTGCTTTGCGGCGTCCTCGCTTCCTGCTCGCATGTGCTTATGTCATTCATCCTTGATGATGGATTGCTGGTCCCCAGTCTTGGCGCCTCCGGTGCCATTTCCGGTGTTTTGGGGGGCTATCTTGTAATGTTCCCCAGAAATAAAGTGCGCATCTGGGCATTGCTGTTTTCCTTTAACGTACCGGCGGTGATCACGCTTGGTATCTGGATCGTGATGCAGATCGTAAGCCAGGTCAATACCATCGGTGGCCGCGAGCAATCGGGGGTGGCCTATGCGGCCCATATCGGGGGGTTTCTTGCAGGCATGCTGCTGGTGCGGTTCTTTGCAAACAAACGCCCAACGGCAGTGAACAGGTATCCTTTTTGA